In a genomic window of Drosophila takahashii strain IR98-3 E-12201 chromosome 3L, DtakHiC1v2, whole genome shotgun sequence:
- the LOC138912956 gene encoding uncharacterized protein — MKFLQINLNHCAVAQLLLEQNVIEENVDIALISEQYRNKNSGEWLADDSKKSAIWSCGNPKLQISRKKSGNCFARAHVNGIAFYSCYLPPSLSLRQAISVLEGIAEDARENRPAVIAGDFNAWATDWGSPRTNPRGKALLESFAALDLVLLNSGTKPTFSRAGTSSIIDLTFASAGLASGSSWEVSDTYMGSVHAAIICTIKSRNGPPRVPRTVAGYKIETLDVEMVQMFFEDLSTSGSAEERANHIADYTKLACDASMQRKGRNPSGRRPAYWWIQSIA, encoded by the coding sequence ATGAAGTTCCTTCAAATAAACCTAAACCACTGTGCGGTTGCCCAATTGTTGCTGGAGCAAAATGTCATCGAGGAAAACGTAGACATTGCACTCATAAGCGAGCAatacagaaataaaaattccGGAGAATGGCTAGCAGATGATAGCAAAAAATCGGCAATATGGAGCTGCGGAAATCCGAAGCTTCAGATtagcagaaaaaaaagcgGAAATTGCTTCGCTAGGGCCCATGTGAATGGTATAGCGTTCTATAGCTGTTACCTGCCGCCAAGCCTTAGCCTTCGCCAGGCAATATCTGTACTTGAAGGGATTGCAGAAGATGCCCGGGAAAATCGTCCAGCCGTAATAGCCGGGGACTTTAACGCCTGGGCTACCGACTGGGGCTCTCCCCGAACAAATCCGAGGGGAAAGGCGCTACTGGAGAGCTTCGCCGCACTTGACCTAGTGCTGCTGAACTCTGGAACGAAACCGACTTTTTCTAGAGCCGGCACCAGTTCCATCATTGACCTCACATTTGCGAGCGCTGGATTGGCCTCGGGCTCCAGCTGGGAGGTTAGTGACACCTACATGGGTAGTGTCCATGCAGCAATAATCTGCACGATAAAGTCCAGAAATGGCCCACCACGGGTTCCTAGAACCGTGGCAGGGtacaaaatagaaacgctaGACGTGGAGATGGTACAGATGTTCTTCGAGGACCTCTCCACTAGCGGTTCAGCTGAAGAACGGGCAAACCACATCGCAGACTACACCAAACTAGCCTGTGATGCATCTATGCAGAGAAAGGGAAGAAACCCATCAGGAAGAAGACCTGCATACTGGTGGATCCAATCCATTGCGTAA